The nucleotide sequence CAGTTAACATTATAATCCCAGCTGATGGATCTAATTTTCTTATTCTTTTTGCTACTTCAGTTCCATCTATATCGGGAAGCATAATGTCTAATACAACAACATCAGGTTTAAACTCTTGATATTCAATTATAGCATCTTCACCATATTCACAAGTTTTTACTGTACATTTTTCATGTTTGAATTCAAGTTCAAGTAACCTTCTTAGCTTATCATCATCTTCAACTACTAAAATTTTCATTTTGTCTCATCACCTCATAAAGTAATATACCAGCACTAACTGAAACATTCAGTGATTCTACACTATTTTTCATAGGAATTGTTATTAAAGCATCGCATTTTTCTTTTACGTTTGGTCTAATTCCAGCGCCTTCATTTCCTAAAACAATAGCTATTGGTTTCCTTAAATCTGTTTTATAATAAACTTTTCCATTAGTATCTGCACCGTATACCCATATTCCCATTTCTTTGATATTTTTTATAAAACGTGCAATATTGATCGTTTTTATTATATTTATTTTAAAAATTGTTCCTACTGAAACTTTAACCACAGTTGGAGTAACTTGAACAGAATTGTTCTTAGGTATTATTATTGCATCTGCACCACTTGCAACAGCTGTCCTTATTATTGCCCCAAAATTATGAGGATCTTGTAATTGGTCCAAAATTACTAAAAATGGTTTTTCTAAACTTTCAATAATACTTTCATCTTTATATTCAAATTCTCCAATATCAACAACAACACCTTGATGCTTTTCCGTATTACTTAACCTTTGCAGAACCTTTTTATTTGCAATTGTAAAAGGTAATTTTCTTTTTTTCACTTCATCAATTAGCTCAGTTAATTCTGCAGAGTTAGTATCTGAAAAGTAGATCATTCTAACTTTAGTATTTGTTTCAAGAATTTCTTTTAGAATATTTCTTCCATACACTTTCATTTTTTTGACTCCTCCCAGTACTTGTTTAGTTCATCAAGTGAAAGATCTTCAAATTTTTTACCATCTTTTTCGATCAATTTTTCCATTTTTTTAAATCTTTTTACAAATTTTTCGGTGGCTTTTCTCAAAGCAACTTCAGGATCAATCTTTAAAAATCTAGATAAATTCACAATTGCAAAGAGTAGATCACCCAA is from Thermosipho africanus Ob7 and encodes:
- the rlmB gene encoding 23S rRNA (guanosine(2251)-2'-O)-methyltransferase RlmB, yielding MKVYGRNILKEILETNTKVRMIYFSDTNSAELTELIDEVKKRKLPFTIANKKVLQRLSNTEKHQGVVVDIGEFEYKDESIIESLEKPFLVILDQLQDPHNFGAIIRTAVASGADAIIIPKNNSVQVTPTVVKVSVGTIFKINIIKTINIARFIKNIKEMGIWVYGADTNGKVYYKTDLRKPIAIVLGNEGAGIRPNVKEKCDALITIPMKNSVESLNVSVSAGILLYEVMRQNENFSS